Proteins encoded in a region of the Nicotiana tomentosiformis chromosome 9, ASM39032v3, whole genome shotgun sequence genome:
- the LOC104097792 gene encoding ammonium transporter 1 member 3, whose amino-acid sequence MDTSWEASVTDSINAIYLLFSAYLVFVMQLGFAMLCAGSVRAKNAMNIMLTNVVDAVVGSISYYLFGFAFAFGDASNSNPFIGTSYFALKDIPSSSYDYSFFLYQWAFAIAVAGITSGSIAERTQFTAYLFFSFFLTGFVYPVVAHWLWSSNGWLNPNSDSLLFGSGAIDFAGSGVVHLVGGIAGLWGSIIEGPRVGRFDAFGNPVKMRGHNATLVVLGTFLLWFGWFGFNPGSFDKILVPYPHKIDQGNWTSVGRTAVTTILAGSTAGIVTLFGRRLLVGHWDATDVCNGVLGGFVAITSGCSVVEPWAAIVCGFCAAWVLIGLNILALKLKFDDPLEAAQLHGGCGAWGLIFTGLFAKEEFVLQAYNSGKTQVARPSGLILGGGWGLFGAQVVELLSIVVWVSLTMGPLFYVLQKLGILRITADEEIAGLDISSHGGYAYEANQEESGPRFYGEYLRMQHQS is encoded by the coding sequence ATGGATACTTCTTGGGAAGCCAGTGTTACCGATTCCATAAATGCCATTTATCTTTTGTTCTCTGCTTATTTAGTGTTTGTAATGCAATTGGGCTTTGCCATGTTGTGTGCAGGCTCTGTCAGGGCCAAGAATGCCATGAATATTATGCTTACTAACGTTGTTGATGCCGTTGTTGGTAGCATTTCCTACTATCTTTTTGGCTTTGCCTTTGCCTTTGGCGATGCCTCTAATTCAAACCCATTTATAGGCACTAGTTATTTTGCTCTCAAAGACATTCCTTCAAGCTCTTATGACTACAGTTTCTTTCTTTATCAATGGGCTTTTGCAATTGCTGTAGCTGGAATCACTAGTGGCTCCATAGCTGAACGTACCCAATTCACTGCctatcttttcttctcttttttccttactgGGTTTGTTTATCCAGTTGTAGCCCATTGGCTTTGGTCTTCCAACGGTTGGCTAAATCCTAATTCAGATTCTCTACTGTTTGGTTCTGGTGCCATTGACTTTGCTGGCAGTGGCGTGGTGCATTTGGTTGGTGGGATTGCTGGTCTTTGGGGCTCAATCATAGAAGGCCCACGAGTAGGCCGATTTGATGCATTTGGTAACCCTGTGAAAATGAGAGGTCATAATGCAACTCTAGTAGTGCTTGGCACATTCTTGCTATGGTTTGGATGGTTTGGCTTTAATCCTGGCTCTTTCGACAAAATTCTTGTCCCGTATCCACATAAGATCGACCAAGGTAACTGGACCTCAGTAGGGCGAACCGCGGTCACGACGATCCTGGCCGGTTCCACGGCCGGGATCGTCACCTTGTTCGGCCGTAGGTTACTAGTGGGACACTGGGATGCAACGGATGTGTGCAACGGAGTCCTCGGTGGGTTTGTTGCAATCACCTCAGGATGCTCAGTGGTAGAACCATGGGCTGCAATTGTCTGTGGGTTCTGTGCAGCTTGGGTTCTAATTGGACTCAACATTTTAGCACTTAAACTCAAATTTGACGATCCACTAGAGGCAGCCCAATTACATGGAGGGTGTGGAGCTTGGGGTTTGATTTTTACAGGATTGTTTGCTAAGGAAGAATTTGTATTACAAGCTTATAACTCTGGTAAAACACAAGTGGCACGACCTTCTGGGCTAATTTTAGGAGGTGGTTGGGGCTTGTTTGGGGCACAAGTAGTTGAACTTTTGAGTATTGTTGTTTGGGTAAGTCTGACAATGGGGCCTTTATTCTATGTACTTCAGAAACTTGGAATTTTGAGGATAACAGCAGACGAGGAAATTGCTGGTCTTGATATCTCCAGTCATGGAGGTTATGCGTACGAAGCTAATCAAGAAGAAAGCGGTCCCCGATTCTATGGCGAGTATTTAAGGATGCAACACCAGTCATAA